The genomic stretch TCCTCAGCAGATGAAAAAATCACGATTGATACGTTAAATGATGCAACGAACGAGTTTTCTCCAGATGTTGCTGTTGTTGTCACTGATGTAGAACAACTAAAGCGTAACTTGTTAGTTTTCACGCAAGTGAAAGATTTAGAAATTCCAACTTTGTTAGTCATTAATATGGCGGACAGAATGCAATCGAGAGGAATTTCATTAAATATTCCGCAATTAGAAGCAGATTTAAATACCAAAATTATAGTCATCAGTTCTAAACTTCAAACAGGAATAGACGATCTTAAAGAGGCGATTATTAGTTATACTTCACTTTCAACCGAACGTTGTATTTCTGCGGGGAAAATTGAAAATAATACGATTACACATCCTGAGTTATTGACGTCTTTATCTGCAATAGAACTCAAAAAAGTACAACATCGCGAAACCATTATTCGGTATCAATTTATCAATGCAGCGCTTAAAAAATCGTATAAAATTGATCGCTCAAAAGCATCTGATTTACAAGCAAAACTCGATCGTATTTTTACACACAAAATATTCGGATATGTGATTTTTGGAGTCTTATTATTACTTATTTTTCAAGTAATTTTTGAATGGAGTTCGGTGCCAATGGAATTCATTGATGGTGCGTTTGGCTCGTTGGCAGATTGGACAAAAGAAACCTTACCCGAAGGAATGTTTACCAATTTACTCGCCGAAGGAATCATTGCAGGTTTGGGCGGAATCGTCATTTTTATTCCACAAATTGCGTTTCTATTTCTATTTATCGCCATTTTGGAAGAAAGTGGTTATATGAGTCGAGTTGTCTTTTTGATGGATAAAATAATGCGCCGATTCGGCTTAAGCGGAAAAAGTGTTGTTCCTTTAATTTCCGGTGCTGCGTGCGCAATTCCGGCAATTATGGCAACCAGAAACATTGAAAGTTGGAAAGAACGTTTAATCACAATATTAGTCACGCCATTTATCACCTGTTCGGCTCGATTGCCTGTATATGCAATTTTAATCGCGCTCGTTATTCCGAGTGAACGCGTATTTTGGATTTTTAATTGGCAAGGAATTACGTTGATGGCTTTATACATTATCGGATTCGCGATGGCGTTGCTTTCGGCATACATTTTACACAAAACATTAAAGATTGAAAGTAAATCTTATTTTGTTGTAGAAATGCCAAAATACAAAGTTCCATTGTTTAAAAATGTAGCATTTACAGTAATTGAAAAGACCAAAACGTTTGTGTTTGAAGCTGGAAAAATCATTTTAGCAATCTCAATTATATTATGGGTTTTGGCGTCCGTTGGCGTAAATGAAAAATTTGATAATGCAGATGCGATCATTACGGAATCAGTTTCCAAAAATGGTTTCAACGAGATTCAAGAAGTATCTTTAAACAATAAAGTTATTCGCTTCAAGCAAAGTTTAGCAGATGAAGCTTCAGAAGCAGGAAAAACGATTACTGCACAAGAGATTAATTCAGCCATAGCTGAAAAAACACCTGAGTTTAGACAAGCAGTTATTGACGATGAAATTTCGGCATTGCGTTTAGAAAATTCTGCGTTAGGAACTATCGGAAAAGCAATTGAACCTGCGATAAAACCTTTAGGATACGACTGGAAAATAGGAATTGCCTTAGTAAGTTCATTTGCCGCGCGTGAAGTGTTTATAGGAACGTTGGCAACAATTTACAGCGTAGGAAGCGAAGGCGATGACGAAGAAGCAAATACGATTAAAGCAAAAATGGAATCGGAAGTACATGCGAGTTCAGGCAAAAAAGTATTTACGTTTGCTTCAGGAATATCATTACTATTATTTTATGCGTTTGCGATGCAATGTATGAGTACGTTAGCCATTGTAAAACGGGAAACCAACGGCTGGAAATGGCCAATGGTTCAGTTATTTGGAATGACAGCTATTGCGTATGTAGCAGGATTAATAGCGTATCAATTATTAAAATAGAACTATGATTCAAGGAATATTAGTTGGCATTACGTTTAGTATCGCAGTTGGTTTTATTATTAAAAAATTCTTCTGGAAAAAGAAAACCGCAAAAGCGTGTGGAAAAGACGATTGCGGTTGTTAATTTATTTTTTATTCTTCTAGAAATAATAACTCAATCCGAAAAGTAAGTTAGATGAGTTTAAAGAGAAGTTAATGTTATTCGTTTTAACATCTGTTCCTGTCGTTTCGTTTTCAACTTTATCTGTTGTATATCCTAAAGCTCCAATGGACGTTTCTAATCCTAAATTTTTGTTCAACATCCAAGTAATTCCTGGTCGTACACCAATAAAAAATCTATTTGATGTACTGCCATCTACGCCGTTAAACTCAAAATTCGTATACGAATATCGCGCTTCTCCTTGGATATAAAACGCTAATTTTTTTCCAATTCCTTTGTAATAACGTACATATGGAAATATGTTATATGAACTTGCTTTGGTTTCACTATCAGTAACTCCATTAAGCTCATTTTCTCTTGAGTTGTAGCCATAACCCAATCCGAGTCCTAAAAAGAAATCTTCGCTAATAGCATATGCATATGACGGACTAATGCTGAATCCGAAATTTTTACTTTCTTGTGTTTGTGTAGTTCCTTCAACATCAGAATTGCCAATATTCAAAGTAATACTTCCGTTTATTAATTGAGTTCCTTTCGCAAACGTTAGTTTGTCAGAAGTAGTTGCGTCATCTTGCGCATTTACAAACATAGCCATAAGAATGCATACCAAAAGTGTAATTTTTTTCATTGTTTTTGTTTTAATGTATGAATTAACAAATTTAGTATAGCAGAAGTTTTTAGGTAGTCTGTTTAACAAATTTTTATCGGTTTTGCATTCAAGATCAAAAAAGAATACTAAATTTATAGCATGTCAATTTCTTTACTCTTTTTCGCTCCTATACTTTTAATTGGTGTTGGTTATTACTTTGACTACAAAGATAATCCTGCAGTATTCATGTCCAATCTAAAAGGTGGAATGCTGTATTTCTTGGCGTTATTTCTATTTATTGCGATACAAAAAGTAGTGTTTGGAGTTGGTTTGCTACTATTAGTACTGCAAGTTGCCGTATTTATAATAGGATCATTTTTGATAAAATTCTTGATTCAGAAGGGAAAATAAAAGCATAAAAAAAGAGAACGCTAAGCCTCGTTCTCTTTTTTTGTAGTTTCTAGTTGACTTTAAGCAAATCAATAGAAGACTAATATTTAAAATTACTCAAAGTAAAGATACATTGATTCTCAAAATTTTAAATTTTATTTAGATTAATGTACGTAACGAATCGTTAAACATATCAATTTAATAGATGAACGGTAATTTTCAATTGTTTAAAGTACTGTTTTTCAATTTACTAACGTTTGATCGTCGTTATTTAAACGACACATAAGTGTCATTGACGGAATGTGTGTTTGCTTATGCTTTATTTATCTTCTAATGCTGGCTGAAGTTATCCTCTGAACAAGAAGAAATCATCTTTCATTCCTTCAATTTCAGTATCTTTATTTGTAATGATATAATCGATGGCTTTTTCAGTGAAATCTTCTCCTTTTGCCGTTAACGAAATGATTTGATCCGTTATCGTAATCATATTATTTTTTTGAGCCAATTCCACAATTGATTTTGATCGGATGCGTTGCCAATTAATGTGTTCGTTTAAGTGTTTTACATGACGTTCGCTTTCTTCTGTATGATTGCGAATGTGTAATAAAAAGACCAACAACATGATTTCAGTTTTCTGTTGTCTCACTTTGTAGTAGCCAAAAATAACACCTCTTTTGGGTAAAATATAAATTAAAAATGTTGTTAGGATTGCCGTAATTCCAAAAATATATACATAATCTAAAAAAGTAAATTGTGAAAAAATAGCTTTTAGCTTCTGCCATAAAAGTAAGTGTTCCAAACCATCTGTAGTTTTTCCTAAATATTGATGAAATATAATGCTTGTTCCTGCAATAAAACTCACCACAATTGAAGTAATTATTGGTTCATATACAAGCAAAAACAAAACTGCTAAAACCGTTGTCATAGAACCCGAAATAGAAGCATCTAACATATGTGCTAACCAATAGCCTGAAATTGCCGCAAACACACCAAAAAAGCAAGAAAGCAATAGCATTTTCTTTAAGTCTTTGGTAAATAAATAGGCGGTTGCCGCGGGCGCAATCATGAGCGCGACGACTAATATTGGCCCAACTGCATCAAACGCGCCAACAATGGTAATTGACGAAACTGTCATGAGTCCGTAATGCATTATAATTGGCGAGAAACCAAGTGCAGCCGCCAAACCTGCGTCAAATGTGCTTACTTTTAGTTCTTTGAAAAACAAAAAGAGTAAGACTAACGTAATCAACAAAATTGTTCCAATAACCCAAATGGCTTTTGGGCCAAGATTGATGCATGAATCGGCAATTCCTTCGGTGCAATTAATTAATAACGGATCAAAAGGTGCAAAACTTAAATCGCCAACCATTACCGAATCGATATCTAAATGTACATCATTTGCGTTTTTGGCAATTAAGATAACTCCAATACTGAATAGTGCTGGAAATACGAGCCCGATTGCTGTATCTTCTTTTACCAAGCCAGTTTTCTGGATAAACTCCACCAACATTACTGTGATAACACCAGTTAAAGCAGCTAAAACAATTAATAAAGGCGAAGAAGTATCTTTCACAATAAAAAAACCAATTACAATTCCTAATAAGATGGAATGACTAATTGCGTCGCTTATCAACGACATTTTCCGCAATACCAAGAATGTCCCTGGAATGGCACAGGCAACTGCTACGAGCGCCACGATAATTTGGATGATAATTTGCGCGCTATTCATGCGTATTTCTTATTTGTTGATCGTATAAATTTGCCGCAGTTTCAAATCCTTGTTGCGTCATAGACCATTTTTTTCCTTTGATTTTTACATAATTCAAATCGACCAATTCCTGTAATGATTTTTTAGAAAACCCTTGAAAACCATTTAATATATTAATCATATGTGGATGCGAGATATTTTCATGATTTTTGGCAATTCCGTACATAAATGCCAACGTTTTTTGCATTTTGATGTTATTTCTGTTTTTTCGGAATCGAATTTCTCTGAATAATAATCCTCTGTTTGGCGAGAAAATAAACGAAAATAATACAATACTTGCTGCAACTAATACAATGACTGGACCTGTTGGTAAATTACTTTGACTTGCGCTAATTCCGGTGCCAACAACTCCTGAAAATGCTCCGAAGATTGCTGCCAAAATCACCATAATTCCTAAGCTATTTGTCCATTGTCGTGCGGCGGCGGCTGGCGCTAATAACATCGCGCTCATTAATACAACTCCAACGGTTTGCAATCCTAAAACAATGGTAATTACAATAAATGTTGTGATTAAAATGTCAATAAATGTTGTGTTGAAACCGAGTGTTTTGGTATAATCGGCATCAAAAAGTAAGATTTTAAATTCTTTCCAAAATAATAATAAAATGACTAAACAAACTCCTGCAACAATTGCCATGAGCCAAACATCTTTTTCTAGTAATGTTGCGGCTTGCCCAAATAAATATTTGTCCAATCCTGCTTGACTGGCATTCGGTTGTTTTTGAATAAAAGTTAATAATAACATTCCAAAACCAAAGAATAAGGAAAGTGTTAAACCAAGTGCAGTATCCGATTTTAAGTGTGTGTTTTTCGTAATTCCGCGAATCCAAAATGTTCCAATTAATCCACTAATTAAAGCGCCAATTAATAGCGTATTGTTGTCTTTTGCGCCCATAATTAAGAATGCAATAGCAATTCCTGGTAAGGCTGCATGCGAAATTGCGTCACCTAATAAACTTTGCTTTCGTAATACTGCAAAACTTCCCAACATTCCGCAAATTGCACCCAATATTGCCGTTCCAAGCGTTATGGTACGTAAGGTATAATCTTCAAAAACAAGCGATATGTATTCTTGAATGTCCATTTATGAATTACCTATAAATGTTATTCTATTTTGCTCTTCATAATGATTGATTTTACTGAATTGCAATAAAAAGTCTAATTCCGCTATATATTCCTTTAGTGGAGATTCTTTTAAAATAGACACTTTATTTTTGAATTTTTTTATAAAATAATGAATCAACTCAGGAGAATATTCTGGACTAAAAAGCAAGCTTATTATATCACTTTTTGTAATTTCAAGAAGGTTAGAATTGTGTGTTTCATTTGGAAAAATAGTTTCTAGCCCATAAAATATTTCTATTCCACTTGAAGGATTGAAAAATAATACTACTTTTTCATTTACATCGATGAAATTTTGATCTTCTTCTTGGTTTGAAAATTCTTCATGAAAAAAACCTTCTTTTTTGATTCTTTCTTCGGATTCCTTAATTTCTTCTTTGGATAGTTTTAAAGTATCATTATGATGCGTTATGAAAGACTGTATAAAATCATCCACTTTATTTTCAGGTAAAGTAATTGTAAGACTTCCTTTATTAAGTTTTAAAAATGTCTTTTTTTGATCTTCTAAAAAAGATTGTGTGTATTCAGTAGGATTCAAGAAATTTACAGAAGCTCTATCTACTGCTGAATTTTTTTGATCCAAAATTAAATCAGCATTAAACTCTTGTTTATAATAATTACCAGAAAACCACCAATAACCTTCCCATTTTACTAAACCTATGTATAATATTTCGTCTTCTTTTAAATTGTTGTAATCATCAAAAGATTTTTTAGTTAATTCAAAAGATTTTCCAGAAGCAATATGCTCTAAATATATAAGGTTTTTATCTTGATTTTTATAAAGAAAAAAGCCAACTACTCTTTTTGAAATGGTTTCAGCGCCTTGCGTTTTTTGATGTGTATTTTTCAGAAAATGATAACCCCATTCTGAAGCACTCATTGCTAATAAAGAGCTCTTTTTGTTAAATGTATAAGTTTCTCTGAACTCTCTAATGTAGCTTAATTTCATGTATTCTTCTTCATCTTTCTTTTCAAGTAATAGTTCTTCTAATTCTAAATCGTGTCTTTGATTGATATCAGGATAAAAAAGAAACCCACTAAAAATAACTTTTTGAATAAATTCTCTAACATCATAAAAATCAACATTTTTAGCTAATGTATAGCATGTTTTTAGCTTATCGTTTTCTGGCACATATTCATATTCTTCTTCAAAAACTTCCATTGCAGATAAAGAAATATCTAAAATAAATTTATTAAAAGGACTAATAGAATGCTCTTTTTGAATTGTATTGATATAATACCAAATTAAAAAAGAAATATCTTGAATATTAATATCTCCTTCATTATAGTCCTGATTTGCAATTGCATAAAAAGGTAACTGTTTGTTATTCTGACTTTTATATTGTTGTTGAAAGGTTTCCCAAAAGCCTATTTTACTAATAACATCTTCAAAATAAGACACTATAAAACAAGTGAGCATTTTAAGATCATCTTGGCTTATATAACTGAGCAGAACTATTTTTTCTCCAATATCTATTTTAGCATAAATAGTATTACAAATATTTAAATAATAGAGATCAATATTGGTTTCGTTGGTATATGGTTTTAATTGTAGCCAATGATTGATATAAATTTGATCTTTTTTCATGTCCTTTTATATATTGCTTTTTTTATTTTTAGTAACTTCAAACCATAGCTAATATTATTTGCCCTGATTGTTTTATTGTTTAAATATTTTTCCGTTAAAAGTCAGTATACATTTTTTCCCTGTCGGTTTGTAAAATTCCTTTTCTTCATCCCAAACAAATTCATTGTGTGAGATTTCCTGTGTTTTCGTGTTTATTTCTAACTCAAATTCGTATCGCCGCGAAATTTCAAGCACATAATAATTCGCTCCTTTTTCAAAAGCAGATTTTCGTTGTAATGTATCATTTTCAAACTCGTAATAGGCTAAAATTTTATGCTCATGTCCACTTCCATGCGTTCCCCAACCTTCTAATAAATAGCCTTTTTTAAGTTGATAAATTTCAATAATGACAACATCTCTGAAGACTTCTTCATCGTCATAATCCATTTCTTCACTTTCTTCTTGAAAAGAAAAAACAGCGACTCCATTGGTGGTTTTGTGTTGAACCAACGTTTTGAGCATATGCCAACTTCCGCCCATGCGATTGTCCCAGCCAAAAGTTCTTATTTTTTTATCTTTTGAAATAGTTATACGAATAAGTTCAGAAAGTTTGGCAAATGAATAATTCCAGCTTTCTTTGTTGGAAAGTAGTGTTTTCAGTGTGGTTTCAAATTGAATTACAACTTCTTCCAAGTCCATTTCTGGATCATTAGAACGCAATTTTTGCAAGATTGTAATCACTTTTTCTTCTTCTACTTTCATATCCGTTTGCGAGAAACCTGAAAGCGAATAAAAGCTTATAAATAGTACTAGAAAGATTGTTTTTGTTTTCATATACTGAAATTATTCTTGAACACTTACTTTGTAATTGATTCCGTAGGTTTTAGTCAAATTATCATCATTAAAAATATCTTTTACTGGACCTGTTGCTATTTTTTTTACGTTTAAAAAAGTTACCCAATCAAAATATTCAGGAACAGTTTGTAAATCGTGATGTACCACAACAACTGTTTTTCCTGCTTTTCGTAATTCCTTGAGAATGTTGATAATCGCTTTTTCCGTAGTTGCATCAACTCCCTGAAAAGGTTCGTCCATAAAATAGATGGAAGCATCTTGCACCAACGCTCTCGCTAAGAAAATTCGTTGTTGTTGTCCGCCCGAAAGTTGACTGATTTGTCTACTTTTAAACGGCAACATTCCTACTTTTTCCAACGCTTCTAAGGCTGCTTTTTTTTCTTTTTGTCCAGGACGCTTTATCCAACCGAGGCTTCCGTATGTTCCCATCATGACAACATCTAACGCAGTTGTTGGAAAATCCCAATCTACACTTCCTTTTTGTGGAACATACGCAACTAACGAACGTTGTTTTTCATACGGTTTCCCGAAGATAGAAACTGTTCCTGCAATCGGTTTTATAATTCCCAAGATTGCTTTTATTAACGTAGATTTTCCTGCGCCATTTGGCCCTACAATACACATTAATACACTTTCAGGAATCATTAAATCAATATCCCAAAGTACTGGTTTGTAGTTGTATGCAACTGTAAGATCATCAACTGTGATGGCGTATTTTTGTTTCATTTCTTAGGTTTTGGGTTTTGGATCGCTTTGCTTTTGGGTTTTTGTTGATTTGTTTATTCGTTATTCGTCTTTTTGTTAATTTGTTTACACTGAGCGGAGTCGAAGTGTTGATTTGTTATTTCTGTGAAACTTTTCACTTTTCACTCTTAACTCTTCACTTTCCACTTTTCACTTTCAACTTTCAACTTTTAACTTTTAACTTTTCACTAATTTGTTTATTCGATAAAAGGCTTTTCAATTTAAAATTCAACATTTATCATTCATAATTACTTAAGTGCATTCACAATCGTTTTCACATTATATTGATACATTCCAATATACGTTCCTTCCACAGTTCCTGCATTTCCAAGTGCGTCTGAATATAAGGTTCCACCAATAGCAACTTCATGTCCTTTAGATTTTACAGCTGCTTGCAACGCTTCTATGGTACGTTTTGGCACTGAACTTTCTACAAATATGGCTTTTACCTTTTTTTCAATAATAAAATTTGCCAATTTCTGCACATCTTGCACACCAGCTTCCGTCGCTGTTGATAGTCCTTGCAAACCAACTACTTCAAAGTTATGCAATTTTCCGAAGTAATTAAATGCATCGTGTGCCGTAACTAAGATTCGTTTTTCTATTGGTAATGTTTCAATTATTGCTTTAATTTCTGTTGCTAATACCTCTAATTTCGCAATGTATTCTTGTCCGTTTTTTTCAAAACTTTCTGCGTTTTTTGGATCTATTT from Kordia antarctica encodes the following:
- the feoB gene encoding ferrous iron transport protein B, which encodes MSDAMIKVALIGNPNTGKTSLFNHLTGLNQKVGNYPGITVDKKTGICKLSKTQKATILDLPGTYSLNASSADEKITIDTLNDATNEFSPDVAVVVTDVEQLKRNLLVFTQVKDLEIPTLLVINMADRMQSRGISLNIPQLEADLNTKIIVISSKLQTGIDDLKEAIISYTSLSTERCISAGKIENNTITHPELLTSLSAIELKKVQHRETIIRYQFINAALKKSYKIDRSKASDLQAKLDRIFTHKIFGYVIFGVLLLLIFQVIFEWSSVPMEFIDGAFGSLADWTKETLPEGMFTNLLAEGIIAGLGGIVIFIPQIAFLFLFIAILEESGYMSRVVFLMDKIMRRFGLSGKSVVPLISGAACAIPAIMATRNIESWKERLITILVTPFITCSARLPVYAILIALVIPSERVFWIFNWQGITLMALYIIGFAMALLSAYILHKTLKIESKSYFVVEMPKYKVPLFKNVAFTVIEKTKTFVFEAGKIILAISIILWVLASVGVNEKFDNADAIITESVSKNGFNEIQEVSLNNKVIRFKQSLADEASEAGKTITAQEINSAIAEKTPEFRQAVIDDEISALRLENSALGTIGKAIEPAIKPLGYDWKIGIALVSSFAAREVFIGTLATIYSVGSEGDDEEANTIKAKMESEVHASSGKKVFTFASGISLLLFYAFAMQCMSTLAIVKRETNGWKWPMVQLFGMTAIAYVAGLIAYQLLK
- a CDS encoding FeoB-associated Cys-rich membrane protein, coding for MIQGILVGITFSIAVGFIIKKFFWKKKTAKACGKDDCGC
- a CDS encoding outer membrane beta-barrel protein, with translation MKKITLLVCILMAMFVNAQDDATTSDKLTFAKGTQLINGSITLNIGNSDVEGTTQTQESKNFGFSISPSYAYAISEDFFLGLGLGYGYNSRENELNGVTDSETKASSYNIFPYVRYYKGIGKKLAFYIQGEARYSYTNFEFNGVDGSTSNRFFIGVRPGITWMLNKNLGLETSIGALGYTTDKVENETTGTDVKTNNINFSLNSSNLLFGLSYYF
- a CDS encoding metal ABC transporter permease codes for the protein MNSAQIIIQIIVALVAVACAIPGTFLVLRKMSLISDAISHSILLGIVIGFFIVKDTSSPLLIVLAALTGVITVMLVEFIQKTGLVKEDTAIGLVFPALFSIGVILIAKNANDVHLDIDSVMVGDLSFAPFDPLLINCTEGIADSCINLGPKAIWVIGTILLITLVLLFLFFKELKVSTFDAGLAAALGFSPIIMHYGLMTVSSITIVGAFDAVGPILVVALMIAPAATAYLFTKDLKKMLLLSCFFGVFAAISGYWLAHMLDASISGSMTTVLAVLFLLVYEPIITSIVVSFIAGTSIIFHQYLGKTTDGLEHLLLWQKLKAIFSQFTFLDYVYIFGITAILTTFLIYILPKRGVIFGYYKVRQQKTEIMLLVFLLHIRNHTEESERHVKHLNEHINWQRIRSKSIVELAQKNNMITITDQIISLTAKGEDFTEKAIDYIITNKDTEIEGMKDDFFLFRG
- a CDS encoding metal ABC transporter permease; this translates as MDIQEYISLVFEDYTLRTITLGTAILGAICGMLGSFAVLRKQSLLGDAISHAALPGIAIAFLIMGAKDNNTLLIGALISGLIGTFWIRGITKNTHLKSDTALGLTLSLFFGFGMLLLTFIQKQPNASQAGLDKYLFGQAATLLEKDVWLMAIVAGVCLVILLLFWKEFKILLFDADYTKTLGFNTTFIDILITTFIVITIVLGLQTVGVVLMSAMLLAPAAAARQWTNSLGIMVILAAIFGAFSGVVGTGISASQSNLPTGPVIVLVAASIVLFSFIFSPNRGLLFREIRFRKNRNNIKMQKTLAFMYGIAKNHENISHPHMINILNGFQGFSKKSLQELVDLNYVKIKGKKWSMTQQGFETAANLYDQQIRNTHE
- a CDS encoding DUF3843 family protein; amino-acid sequence: MKKDQIYINHWLQLKPYTNETNIDLYYLNICNTIYAKIDIGEKIVLLSYISQDDLKMLTCFIVSYFEDVISKIGFWETFQQQYKSQNNKQLPFYAIANQDYNEGDINIQDISFLIWYYINTIQKEHSISPFNKFILDISLSAMEVFEEEYEYVPENDKLKTCYTLAKNVDFYDVREFIQKVIFSGFLFYPDINQRHDLELEELLLEKKDEEEYMKLSYIREFRETYTFNKKSSLLAMSASEWGYHFLKNTHQKTQGAETISKRVVGFFLYKNQDKNLIYLEHIASGKSFELTKKSFDDYNNLKEDEILYIGLVKWEGYWWFSGNYYKQEFNADLILDQKNSAVDRASVNFLNPTEYTQSFLEDQKKTFLKLNKGSLTITLPENKVDDFIQSFITHHNDTLKLSKEEIKESEERIKKEGFFHEEFSNQEEDQNFIDVNEKVVLFFNPSSGIEIFYGLETIFPNETHNSNLLEITKSDIISLLFSPEYSPELIHYFIKKFKNKVSILKESPLKEYIAELDFLLQFSKINHYEEQNRITFIGNS
- a CDS encoding metal ABC transporter ATP-binding protein, producing MKQKYAITVDDLTVAYNYKPVLWDIDLMIPESVLMCIVGPNGAGKSTLIKAILGIIKPIAGTVSIFGKPYEKQRSLVAYVPQKGSVDWDFPTTALDVVMMGTYGSLGWIKRPGQKEKKAALEALEKVGMLPFKSRQISQLSGGQQQRIFLARALVQDASIYFMDEPFQGVDATTEKAIINILKELRKAGKTVVVVHHDLQTVPEYFDWVTFLNVKKIATGPVKDIFNDDNLTKTYGINYKVSVQE
- a CDS encoding metal ABC transporter solute-binding protein, Zn/Mn family produces the protein MKKHLYILIAILTIISCKTEVKERNGKLKIVTTTTMITDMVENIGGDKVEVQGLMGSGVDPHLYKASEGDVSKLFNADVIIYSGLHLEGKLEDIFEKMRKQQKKTIAVSDAIDKSGLISSEYFASSYDPHIWFHIGYWKQATQFVIDELKKIDPKNAESFEKNGQEYIAKLEVLATEIKAIIETLPIEKRILVTAHDAFNYFGKLHNFEVVGLQGLSTATEAGVQDVQKLANFIIEKKVKAIFVESSVPKRTIEALQAAVKSKGHEVAIGGTLYSDALGNAGTVEGTYIGMYQYNVKTIVNALK